From Clarias gariepinus isolate MV-2021 ecotype Netherlands chromosome 18, CGAR_prim_01v2, whole genome shotgun sequence:
TACTTTGTTCTCGATCTCACTGCTTAGTTCCTTCACAGTCtagagttttgttgttttgtctagtttagttttatgtttaaaacagTCTCAGACAGGTATTAAAACGCCCGGTCATCTTAGGACGCtttaactgtttctttttaacaGCTTCGTCAAACCATGCTTCAACTTAATGCCTAGtacaaaacaaattataatgtgcaatatacaaaaaaaaatacagaaatatactgtataaaaggaaCGACAGGAATATGTGCAAAATATAGGAAAATAATGATGTACTTCATAATCACAGGATCCAAGACCGATCCAAAATGAGATAACTGAGATATGGCAAATTAAAAGTGACAGCAGCGCAAAAAGTGAGTGGAGATCAAGACTGAGATAATGAAGGTCAATGTAGATTAGGGTGCATGATAAGTGGTCGAAGACTGTTACGAAAGGAGAGATAAATGAATAACTGAGAACGAGTAGTGGCTCAGGGACAAACAAAATGAGTTGAgagacactcactcactcatcgcctatagcgctttattctgtatttagggttgcgggaggctggagcttatcccagattggagacttagggcacgaggcgggggacatcctggacaaggtgccaatcgaTCACATTGGTACACTCATttatacactacgggcaatttgggaacaccaattagcctaatctgcatgtctttggactgtggagggaaaccggagtaccaaaaggaaacccaccaagcacgcggagaacatgcaaactccatgcacacagaccctgaggtgggaatcgaacctggaccctagcggtacaagacaacagtgctaaacaGTAAGCCATCATGCCACTTATTCTatattcttatactgtatattgttaaataaaatgttctcaTGATAATCTTTGTGTTTGTCCTCTACACACTCGTGAGCTTGAATGTAATCGATGCCTAGGGACAATACAGTGTTTTTCAAGCTGCAATCTAAACACCATTGTCCTTTGACATTTATCAAACATAGTAAATAGTTGTGCTTCACCCTAACTTTGGTCAAGCACAATGTTTGGATGAGACCAACAAGCTTTCTAGAAAGACACACAGACCGAGAGGCAACTACTATAACTCACTTTGCACTGCTACCTGACGGctataaaatactgttttactGGACTGATGTTAACTTTGACACAAAGTTGAAGAGCTTGTTGATTTAGCAGGGTTTTGCTCAGCATGTGTAATGAGTGTATAAAAAGGTCCTGTTATGCATATGAGTTTGTGTCAGCCTGAGCCGGTCTAGGCGTTATTCTCTGGACTTTCATATCAGCAGGTTTTTTCTGCCCAGTAGATCACACAGAGATCACACTTTTCCTCCATTCCGATGAACATTATCTGATGTTTTTGTGTGCATTGTGTTCCTGCAGCGCGATTGGATGAGAATGGTGGGTAGATTTTACAACTTGAGGTTTTGGTGAGGTGTGAAATGATAGCTCTGTTGCAGAGGAGCAGGATGGGAAATCAGGGTCATCTTGGTGTCATCAGGAGCTACAAAACAATAACAGCATAatcaatgaaaaatattttttaaatatgaccaaGGTTTCAGGGAAGAACTACAAAAGCACTGACGATAGAGGTGAGCCTGGCGGCCAAACTCTTGCTGGTACACAGTGTGAGATGTCGGGTGTGTATGAGGTGTATGTGTTGCTTTCAGCTTTAAGGCCTGTAGCATGAGAAGGTCAAAACTTCGCTGGTAGGTTTGTTCTTCGTCTGCTGGACACGTCAGGTTCATCCTGAGGGAGAGAAATCTGACTCAGAGCTATTTCACATTACATAATTCCtaaaggaaaaaattatttgtttgagtgtcatctctctctttctctgataCCGCTGCCATGGTGAGGGAATAGTGTGAGCTCTGGCTAGCTGTCCAGGATACATTCCTCTCACGTCTCTGCCTGGACGCAAGACTCTGCATTTCAaaacacataattttttttaacatcatatacacattatTTTTTCACTTCCCATGTAGTAGTCACATTGTCACATGACTAATGGACACTACGCTTAAAAGAAATAATCACTACCATCCTTCATCCATGTAACAAAATTCTTCTGTACtcatattaatttattcaaagcAACTATTGGTCATTATGGAAAGTCTCCTGTGTCCCACTTAAACCTGTAGTCATGACCAAAAAAATTACACTTATTCAttctgattacttttttttttaaaaagagaaaaaaattgtaCTCCCACAAAAATAAAGTTGGTTCTGCCTGACGTACCTTCAAAGTCCACTAGGGGGCACTAGTTTATGAATCTGTTATTTTAAAGGATTCCtctataaaaacatttaattgacACTATCATGCATTAACAGTTGACTTGATTGTAGAATGTTGTGGTTGTTGTCATTGTTGTTTGATAttcctttgttgttgtttaatatttttcctTAAACAGAGGGTTGGTTTCAGTCGTTCGcgctttttagtgttttttcccTGCGATTCCCCCGTCAGACAGAAGATGGcgccaaaaacacaaaaaatcgACAAACCTTCAGCTCTTTTCGTTTTTCCtaatttctttaatgttttgatGATAATACCTCATGCAGATGAAACTATAAACAGTTTTAGCAATAATTCATCGGGAGTGacaggtgaaaaaaaatctattgtaaTTTCATGCATTTAACAGCACTGTATTTTGTTGTTTAagatactgtacactatatggGTAAAAGTATTAAGCCAAACCTGTTACTTCTTATTGAATTCGGATGATCagtcaatcaggccccttatccccagtgaagggcaatcttagtGCTTTatcataccaagacatcttagacaatgctatgcttctgCCTATGTGGCAACAGTTTTCTTTTCCAACATGACCGTGCCACAGTGCACGAAGCAAGCGCTATAGATACATGGTTTAATCAGTTCGGTGTGAAACAACTTTAATTGAGCCacgacctcaaccccattgagcacctttgggatgaactggaacgaaGCTTGCTAGCCAGGCCTTctcaggtttggccaaatacttgcTTCTATATAGTGTATTTTTCCATCCATTACCTCGTATGATTAAATATTCACCTTGGAggcagaggtagctcagtgattaaggtattggactagaGTTTGGAAGGTGTCAGGTTTAAACCATATGACCACCATGTTGCTCCAGtgggacccttgagcaaggcccttaaccctcacctgctcagatgtataatcaaatgaaaaatataagtTTCTCTGGATAAAGGTTTCTACCAAATGCCggtaaatgtaaattgttaaataatacttgtggtttttttttcttttacaagcaTTTAGTTCAGCAGAAATAGGTGAAGTATGGTTTatacacaaaaatgttttatagtgaGCAAGTTACACATCTGTTACACATCTGTCCACTGTGCATGGAATTGCGGTGAAACAACCTAAACACTTTGACCgggtaaatttatttaaatatacctCCTGAAATTTCTAAGGACAATGTCTTAGAGCAGGTTCACTTTACAGCATGAAAATTTGCTGAGTATCAAAAGCAATCAGGAAAATAGCTATTACCTCAACAGGAAATATGAGTTATAAGAGTGTTTGTTACTGTCAGAGAGAACAAAAGGCAAGCGGAATGTGAAATATTACTCCGCATTTATATAATGTCTGTACAACTGAGTCACTGACAGTCCTCAAGCGACAAATAAAGACCTATCTGTTTCTTAGATATTTGGGGTAATCCCCCCTCCCCcatcaaaaaaatgaaaaaaaaaaaaacttgtaaccCAGTGTAATTACCTATCCAATGCTGGAAACCTCAAAGTACTTTTGTACATTGCTCGGGATACAagcttctgccaaatgcctaaatgtaaataatgtttagaagtttAAACACCATTTAATGCATCTTGGTGGTTTTATTAGTTGGAGTAACAGTATATCCTGAAGTCTTTTGAAGTCAATAGTTACATAATGTGTACTGATAGCTGTATCACTCACGCTCTGTGTCGCTGATCAGTAACACTTTCTTCCTTAAACTCATGAAGCCGCAGTGCTACTCCTGATCCCGCCATCCTGTAACATACAGCAAAATCCACATGGTCCAGATTAGCATTTACAATCAGCCATAAATGACTAAAGCGCATGTTTTTGATTTAGTGTTAAtatgattttatgattttactAAATTAAACTTAACTTTTATAAATGGAACAGCATTAATGAAGCAGTGTCTTATTTATAGTTCCCCTGCTGGCCACCAATTGAAATGTAATTAAGGTTAAATTACTGACAAGACTTCTTTCCATCCATTACTTCGTatgttggctttttttttaaatatatgtttgaGTGGAAAATTTTATGTTTCTGAACACAGAATTGTTAAGCTTCAATTTTTAAGCTTCATGGTACAAAAAACCTAGATGTCTCtatgaaagtgtgtgttttactATATAACCAACAACTTATCTAACATTAGTGCTTTCATATGGTTCTAACGTACTGACTTTCAAAACAGGTGACACCATGGTTTAGTGGTTAGGACTTTCACCTCACATCTTCAGAGTCTGCgagtgtggagtttgcatgttctttccctggctgatgggtttcctctgggtattctggtttcctcccacaggccacAGACATGCCTTGTAGGCTGAGTGGCATTTCCAAatcgcccatagtgtgtaagtgtgtgtatgcttcatatcccatccaggatgtacccctaGGGTGGTGTTAGGGCTGCTGCAAACCTGCACAGGATAAGCGGAATAGATGACGCCCCCTACTGATGCACGACTGCAGGTGGGCCCAATTGGACTGTAATGTGTAATGcgaccttttttatttattttttttgtatggttGTTTGCTGTCTTGTCATTCATGTGTctgttgtgtgtttttggttgtgtgtcattattttaaCACACTCCAGTCTTGCATGTATTTGGTTCTCTGTCTGTTTTCACATCCTGTTCTTGTTCCTGTTTGGtttcctgtttgtttgtgtttgtttgtttgtgtatagGTATTAAAGTCATCATTCTTGTTTACGCTATGCCTGCGAGcccaaattataataataccaGAATAacagataatggatggatggatggatgaggt
This genomic window contains:
- the LOC128507026 gene encoding uncharacterized protein C1orf100 homolog produces the protein MAGSGVALRLHEFKEESVTDQRHRAVLRPGRDVRGMYPGQLARAHTIPSPWQRMNLTCPADEEQTYQRSFDLLMLQALKLKATHTPHTHPTSHTVYQQEFGRQAHLYPPDDTKMTLISHPAPLQQSYHFTPHQNLKL